Part of the Natrialbaceae archaeon AArc-T1-2 genome, GTCGAGTGACCGATCCGGATCTACCACGAGGAGCCACGCAGTCAGTATTCCACTCATCGCACCGAGTGCGTACAGCGGTTCGCTGCCGCCGACTCCGACCGCAGCCGGGACCGAAGCACAGCCGACGGCGGCGGCGAGCGACGCGCGTACCGGACGCTCGAGTCGACGACTGGCGACCTGCCACGCCAGGAGAACGAGCAGTCCAAGCGCCAGCCCGCCGATCACGTCGATCAGGTAGTGGACGCCGAGGACGAGCCGAGAGAGCGAAACGAGAAGAACGAGCGTCGCCGCAGTCCCGATCCGGATCCGTCGCGTTCCAGCTTCCAGCGCCGTCGCGAGCGATCCCCACGCGAGGACGGCACCGGCGACGTGACCGCTCGGGAAGCCGTAGCCGTCGGCGCGTATCGCCCACCTGTACCACGGCCGAACGGAGTCGTGTGCCGTCTCCGGGGGTATCATCGCCGCCATCGGCGGTCGCGGCAGTGCAACCGCGGCTTTCAGGACGACGACGAGTGCCAGACCGCCAAAGACTACCCCGAAAAGCGGCGCGATCCGCCTCGCGTCGCCAAACCAGAACGCGAGTGCGAAGACGAACACGAAGACCCACACCTCTCCGAGCAACGTCGACGCGGCGAACGGATAACTCGTCCACTCCGGAAAGAGCGCGTGGAGCCACTCGATCTCTCGACCGTCGAACGACGGACTCGAGCTGGAGCCGTCGAGAGGAAGCCGAACCGGGTCGGCGGTGTCCGTTCGGGTCCGTACGTTCGTCGTCATACTTCTCGATAGGTCACACACCGGGTACTGGATATAAAACACAGACGGGAATACATACGGATATGCGAGTGGGACTCATCGCCGACGTTCACGCGAACGAGGTCGCACTGGACGCCGTCCTCGAGGACATGCCCGACGTCGACGCCGTGGCCTGTGCGGGCGACGTCGTCGGCTACAATCCCTGGCCCGCGGAGTGCGTCGACGTTCTTCGCGAACGGGACGTCCCGACGGTGATGGGAAACCACGATCTGGCGGTCGTCGAACGCAGTTCGTTCCGGTTCAACCGGATGGGCCGGGCCGGCATCGAACACGCCCAGCGTCGCCTCGAGCAGCCCCAGCGACGCTGGCTCGAGTCGCTCCCGACCGAACGCCAGGAGTTCGGCGGGCGGGTGAAGCTCGTCCACGGTCACCCCGACGATCCCACCCGATACACCTACCCCGAGGAGTTTTCGCCGCGGCTGCTCGGCGACGAGGACGTCCTCGTGCTCGGTCACACCCACGTTCAACACGCCGAAACGTTCACCGAGGGTATCGTCGTCAACCCCGGCAGCGTCGGCCAGCCACGGGACGGGGATCCGCGAGCAGGCTACGCCGTCGTCGACCTCGAGGCGATGACCGTCGAGACTCGACGCGTCGCCTACGACGTCGACGCCGTCCAGCGCGCCGTGAAGGCGGCCGGACTACCCGAACGGATCGGCACCCGACTGGCTCGTGGACAGTAGGCAGTCCCTACGGGACGGTTCGGCGGTCGAGAACGTCATCGGGTGCCATTAAACCCCCCTGAACGTGCAGGCCCTGAAGCAACCCGTCGGTGAGGTGTTCGTTCAGGGAGATGGCTCACAACGAGGAGCAGCGACCGTCGGTGAGCGACAGTGATGGGACTGCGGCGGTCGGAGGCGACCCGGGTCCGGCACCGGGGTCGTTGATCGTCGTTTCGAACCGACAGCCGTACCGACACGAGTATGCGAGCGACGACGCCGAAAGCGAGACGACGACCGACGGCGGTGCAACGACGGCACCGTCGGCGGACATCGACCAACAGATCGAGGTCGACCGACCGACCGGTGGACTGACTGCCGGATTGGATCCCGTTCTCCAGCAAGCGGGTGGGACGTGGATCGCCTGGGGCGACGGCGACGCCGACGACGAGGTCGCCGACGACGACGGCTGCGTCAGCGTACCACCCGAGGAGGGGTCGTACACGCTCCAGCGGGTATGGCTCACGGAGACGGAAATCGACGGTTACTACCGAGGGTTTAGCAACCGGGTGCTGTGGCCGCTGTGTCACGAGTTCCCCGAGCTGGCCGAGCCTCGACCGACGTTTCTCGAGTGGTATCGAGCCGTCAATCGGACGTTCGCCGAGGCGGTTGCCGACCACGCCGACGAGGACGCGGTCGTCTGGTTGCAGGACTATCACCTCGGACTCGCACCCGCGATGGTTCGCGAGCGGGTCCCGCAGACGGCGACGATCGCGCAGTTCTGGCACGTTCCCTGGCCGACGCCGGCCGTCTTCGAGCACTGCCCGGCCCGACG contains:
- a CDS encoding phosphatase PAP2 family protein, whose protein sequence is MTTNVRTRTDTADPVRLPLDGSSSSPSFDGREIEWLHALFPEWTSYPFAASTLLGEVWVFVFVFALAFWFGDARRIAPLFGVVFGGLALVVVLKAAVALPRPPMAAMIPPETAHDSVRPWYRWAIRADGYGFPSGHVAGAVLAWGSLATALEAGTRRIRIGTAATLVLLVSLSRLVLGVHYLIDVIGGLALGLLVLLAWQVASRRLERPVRASLAAAVGCASVPAAVGVGGSEPLYALGAMSGILTAWLLVVDPDRSLDVTPVGVVTAVVGIVVFLSVGATVGSLLSGPVGSVTMTFAMGVTIVAWPTAVDSVLS
- a CDS encoding metallophosphoesterase family protein — translated: MRVGLIADVHANEVALDAVLEDMPDVDAVACAGDVVGYNPWPAECVDVLRERDVPTVMGNHDLAVVERSSFRFNRMGRAGIEHAQRRLEQPQRRWLESLPTERQEFGGRVKLVHGHPDDPTRYTYPEEFSPRLLGDEDVLVLGHTHVQHAETFTEGIVVNPGSVGQPRDGDPRAGYAVVDLEAMTVETRRVAYDVDAVQRAVKAAGLPERIGTRLARGQ